From one Montipora capricornis isolate CH-2021 chromosome 10, ASM3666992v2, whole genome shotgun sequence genomic stretch:
- the LOC138019815 gene encoding lysophosphatidylcholine acyltransferase 2-like isoform X3 encodes MSNAKYIEIIFGLMFLLPIRLALGFFLFLCAVILCNIITVGWNPRDQLRTPLSPWRRKVRDFLPVIIRSLLFALGFHTIKIKGKLAPLSEAFITVIAPHSSFLDILLLCEYGYAPSGLSKTENLTNPIFGAFFQSLEVITVSRDNTKSRQNAVKELMYRASTTRGQWPHMCIFPEGTCTNGKCLISFKSGAFIPGCSVQPVLLRFPNDLDIYSWTWDGPGSLLLTILLLCQPSNVAEIEFLPVWNPTKEEKENPKVYAEHVRQYMARCLNVPVTGHSFEDALLMTKAAALGLPPDTGVIEFCNTAGKLGISVESAKEQLERFAAMDSDQDGQISVEDFALFYNLPISKPVKEIFKIMDRHNKGFIDFRQYIVGTACLARIAAKKEVAESALKVLQEYSKPKKRVVVDSNFKDILESILQTIDNTDYGNHNVRSRNEEFREFLSRHHELTTLLSSLPPRETHVGYHVRESRLI; translated from the exons ATGTCGAACGCAAAATATATAGAG ATCATTTTTGGCTTGATGTTTCTCCTTCCAATCCGTCTGGCACTTGGTTTTTTTCTCTTCCTGTGTGCTGTTATTCTCTGTAATATCATCACTGTGGGATGGAATCCACGCGATCAACTAAGGACACCTCTGTCACCATGGAGAAG GAAAGTGAGAGACTTTCTCCCGGTCATCATCCGGTCTTTGCTGTTTGCATTAGGTTTCCACACTATAAAGATAAAAGGCAAATTAGCGCCACTGTCAGAAGCTTTTATAACAGTTATAGCTCCACATTCATCATTCCTGGATATCTTACTACTTTGCGAGTATGGTTATGCTCCATCTGGTCTTTCAAAGACGGAAAATCTTACAAATCCTATCTTTGGCG CTTTTTTTCAGTCCCTCGAAGTAATTACTGTTTCCAGAGACAATACAAAATCAAGACAAAATGCAGTGAAGGAACTGATGTACAGAGCTAGTACAACAAGAGGACAATGGCCTCACATGTGCATTTTCCCTGAAG gaacATGTACAAATGGCAAATGTTTGATATCTTTTAAGTCTG gAGCATTTATACCAGGGTGTTCTGTTCAGCCAGTTCTCCTACGATTTCCAAATGACTTG GATATTTATTCTTGGACTTGGGATGGTCCTGGATC GTTATTATTAACTATTTTACTTTTGTGTCAGCCAAGTAATGTTGCTGAAATTGAG TTCTTACCAGTTTGGAATCCTACAAAAGAG GAGAAAGAGAATCCAAAAGTTTATGCTGAACATGTTAGACAGTATATGGCAAG GTGTCTGAATGTGCCAGTCACAGGTCACTCCTTTGAAGATGCACTTTTGATGACCAAAGCTGCTGCGCTTGGCCTCCCACCAGACACTGGAGTCATTGAGTTTTGTAATACTGCTGGCAAACTAGG aatTAGTGTGGAATCTGCCAAAGAGCAACTCGAACGATTTGCTGCCATGGATTCAGATCAAGATGGTCAAATTTCAGTGGAGGATTTTGCGCTGTTTTACAATTTACCCATCTCCAAACCTGTAAAGGAGATCTTCAAAATTATGGATAGG CACAATAAAGGCTTCATTGACTTCAGACAGTACATCGTGGGAACAGCTTGTTTGGCCAGAATAGCGGCAAAAAAAGAGGTGGCTGAAAGTGCGTTGAAG GTTTTGCAGGAATACAGCAAACCAAAGAAAAGAGTCGTTGTTGACAGTAATTTTAAAGACATCCTTGAAAGTATCTTACAGACAATTGACAACACAGATTATGGGAATCATAATGTGAGGAGTAGAAATG AAGAGTTTCGAGAATTTCTTTCCCGTCACCATGAGCTGACAACGTTGCTTTCAAGTTTACCGCCTCGTGAAACGCATGTTGGATATCATGTGAGAGAGTCAAGACTCATCTAA
- the LOC138019815 gene encoding lysophosphatidylcholine acyltransferase 2-like isoform X5, with protein sequence MFLLPIRLALGFFLFLCAVILCNIITVGWNPRDQLRTPLSPWRRKVRDFLPVIIRSLLFALGFHTIKIKGKLAPLSEAFITVIAPHSSFLDILLLCEYGYAPSGLSKTENLTNPIFGAFFQSLEVITVSRDNTKSRQNAVKELMYRASTTRGQWPHMCIFPEGTCTNGKCLISFKSGAFIPGCSVQPVLLRFPNDLDIYSWTWDGPGSLLLTILLLCQPSNVAEIEFLPVWNPTKEEKENPKVYAEHVRQYMARCLNVPVTGHSFEDALLMTKAAALGLPPDTGVIEFCNTAGKLGISVESAKEQLERFAAMDSDQDGQISVEDFALFYNLPISKPVKEIFKIMDRHNKGFIDFRQYIVGTACLARIAAKKEVAESALKVLQEYSKPKKRVVVDSNFKDILESILQTIDNTDYGNHNVRSRNEEFREFLSRHHELTTLLSSLPPRETHVGYHVRESRLI encoded by the exons ATGTTTCTCCTTCCAATCCGTCTGGCACTTGGTTTTTTTCTCTTCCTGTGTGCTGTTATTCTCTGTAATATCATCACTGTGGGATGGAATCCACGCGATCAACTAAGGACACCTCTGTCACCATGGAGAAG GAAAGTGAGAGACTTTCTCCCGGTCATCATCCGGTCTTTGCTGTTTGCATTAGGTTTCCACACTATAAAGATAAAAGGCAAATTAGCGCCACTGTCAGAAGCTTTTATAACAGTTATAGCTCCACATTCATCATTCCTGGATATCTTACTACTTTGCGAGTATGGTTATGCTCCATCTGGTCTTTCAAAGACGGAAAATCTTACAAATCCTATCTTTGGCG CTTTTTTTCAGTCCCTCGAAGTAATTACTGTTTCCAGAGACAATACAAAATCAAGACAAAATGCAGTGAAGGAACTGATGTACAGAGCTAGTACAACAAGAGGACAATGGCCTCACATGTGCATTTTCCCTGAAG gaacATGTACAAATGGCAAATGTTTGATATCTTTTAAGTCTG gAGCATTTATACCAGGGTGTTCTGTTCAGCCAGTTCTCCTACGATTTCCAAATGACTTG GATATTTATTCTTGGACTTGGGATGGTCCTGGATC GTTATTATTAACTATTTTACTTTTGTGTCAGCCAAGTAATGTTGCTGAAATTGAG TTCTTACCAGTTTGGAATCCTACAAAAGAG GAGAAAGAGAATCCAAAAGTTTATGCTGAACATGTTAGACAGTATATGGCAAG GTGTCTGAATGTGCCAGTCACAGGTCACTCCTTTGAAGATGCACTTTTGATGACCAAAGCTGCTGCGCTTGGCCTCCCACCAGACACTGGAGTCATTGAGTTTTGTAATACTGCTGGCAAACTAGG aatTAGTGTGGAATCTGCCAAAGAGCAACTCGAACGATTTGCTGCCATGGATTCAGATCAAGATGGTCAAATTTCAGTGGAGGATTTTGCGCTGTTTTACAATTTACCCATCTCCAAACCTGTAAAGGAGATCTTCAAAATTATGGATAGG CACAATAAAGGCTTCATTGACTTCAGACAGTACATCGTGGGAACAGCTTGTTTGGCCAGAATAGCGGCAAAAAAAGAGGTGGCTGAAAGTGCGTTGAAG GTTTTGCAGGAATACAGCAAACCAAAGAAAAGAGTCGTTGTTGACAGTAATTTTAAAGACATCCTTGAAAGTATCTTACAGACAATTGACAACACAGATTATGGGAATCATAATGTGAGGAGTAGAAATG AAGAGTTTCGAGAATTTCTTTCCCGTCACCATGAGCTGACAACGTTGCTTTCAAGTTTACCGCCTCGTGAAACGCATGTTGGATATCATGTGAGAGAGTCAAGACTCATCTAA
- the LOC138019815 gene encoding lysophosphatidylcholine acyltransferase 2-like isoform X4, producing MVYIIFGLMFLLPIRLALGFFLFLCAVILCNIITVGWNPRDQLRTPLSPWRRKVRDFLPVIIRSLLFALGFHTIKIKGKLAPLSEAFITVIAPHSSFLDILLLCEYGYAPSGLSKTENLTNPIFGAFFQSLEVITVSRDNTKSRQNAVKELMYRASTTRGQWPHMCIFPEGTCTNGKCLISFKSGAFIPGCSVQPVLLRFPNDLDIYSWTWDGPGSLLLTILLLCQPSNVAEIEFLPVWNPTKEEKENPKVYAEHVRQYMARCLNVPVTGHSFEDALLMTKAAALGLPPDTGVIEFCNTAGKLGISVESAKEQLERFAAMDSDQDGQISVEDFALFYNLPISKPVKEIFKIMDRHNKGFIDFRQYIVGTACLARIAAKKEVAESALKVLQEYSKPKKRVVVDSNFKDILESILQTIDNTDYGNHNVRSRNEEFREFLSRHHELTTLLSSLPPRETHVGYHVRESRLI from the exons ATGGTTTAC ATCATTTTTGGCTTGATGTTTCTCCTTCCAATCCGTCTGGCACTTGGTTTTTTTCTCTTCCTGTGTGCTGTTATTCTCTGTAATATCATCACTGTGGGATGGAATCCACGCGATCAACTAAGGACACCTCTGTCACCATGGAGAAG GAAAGTGAGAGACTTTCTCCCGGTCATCATCCGGTCTTTGCTGTTTGCATTAGGTTTCCACACTATAAAGATAAAAGGCAAATTAGCGCCACTGTCAGAAGCTTTTATAACAGTTATAGCTCCACATTCATCATTCCTGGATATCTTACTACTTTGCGAGTATGGTTATGCTCCATCTGGTCTTTCAAAGACGGAAAATCTTACAAATCCTATCTTTGGCG CTTTTTTTCAGTCCCTCGAAGTAATTACTGTTTCCAGAGACAATACAAAATCAAGACAAAATGCAGTGAAGGAACTGATGTACAGAGCTAGTACAACAAGAGGACAATGGCCTCACATGTGCATTTTCCCTGAAG gaacATGTACAAATGGCAAATGTTTGATATCTTTTAAGTCTG gAGCATTTATACCAGGGTGTTCTGTTCAGCCAGTTCTCCTACGATTTCCAAATGACTTG GATATTTATTCTTGGACTTGGGATGGTCCTGGATC GTTATTATTAACTATTTTACTTTTGTGTCAGCCAAGTAATGTTGCTGAAATTGAG TTCTTACCAGTTTGGAATCCTACAAAAGAG GAGAAAGAGAATCCAAAAGTTTATGCTGAACATGTTAGACAGTATATGGCAAG GTGTCTGAATGTGCCAGTCACAGGTCACTCCTTTGAAGATGCACTTTTGATGACCAAAGCTGCTGCGCTTGGCCTCCCACCAGACACTGGAGTCATTGAGTTTTGTAATACTGCTGGCAAACTAGG aatTAGTGTGGAATCTGCCAAAGAGCAACTCGAACGATTTGCTGCCATGGATTCAGATCAAGATGGTCAAATTTCAGTGGAGGATTTTGCGCTGTTTTACAATTTACCCATCTCCAAACCTGTAAAGGAGATCTTCAAAATTATGGATAGG CACAATAAAGGCTTCATTGACTTCAGACAGTACATCGTGGGAACAGCTTGTTTGGCCAGAATAGCGGCAAAAAAAGAGGTGGCTGAAAGTGCGTTGAAG GTTTTGCAGGAATACAGCAAACCAAAGAAAAGAGTCGTTGTTGACAGTAATTTTAAAGACATCCTTGAAAGTATCTTACAGACAATTGACAACACAGATTATGGGAATCATAATGTGAGGAGTAGAAATG AAGAGTTTCGAGAATTTCTTTCCCGTCACCATGAGCTGACAACGTTGCTTTCAAGTTTACCGCCTCGTGAAACGCATGTTGGATATCATGTGAGAGAGTCAAGACTCATCTAA
- the LOC138019815 gene encoding lysophosphatidylcholine acyltransferase 2-like isoform X2, whose protein sequence is MLPVVVDEVKRFYSELNLKEPVVRNPFKSCVRIPWRKKFEIIFGLMFLLPIRLALGFFLFLCAVILCNIITVGWNPRDQLRTPLSPWRRKVRDFLPVIIRSLLFALGFHTIKIKGKLAPLSEAFITVIAPHSSFLDILLLCEYGYAPSGLSKTENLTNPIFGAFFQSLEVITVSRDNTKSRQNAVKELMYRASTTRGQWPHMCIFPEGTCTNGKCLISFKSGAFIPGCSVQPVLLRFPNDLDIYSWTWDGPGSLLLTILLLCQPSNVAEIEFLPVWNPTKEEKENPKVYAEHVRQYMARCLNVPVTGHSFEDALLMTKAAALGLPPDTGVIEFCNTAGKLGISVESAKEQLERFAAMDSDQDGQISVEDFALFYNLPISKPVKEIFKIMDRHNKGFIDFRQYIVGTACLARIAAKKEVAESALKEYSKPKKRVVVDSNFKDILESILQTIDNTDYGNHNVRSRNEEFREFLSRHHELTTLLSSLPPRETHVGYHVRESRLI, encoded by the exons ATGCTCCCAGTAGTGGTAGATGAGGTGAAACGGTTTTATTCAGAGCTAAATTTAAAAGAGCCCGTGGTTCGGAATCCTTTCAAAAGTTGCGTGCGAATTCCTTGGCGAAAGAAATTCGAG ATCATTTTTGGCTTGATGTTTCTCCTTCCAATCCGTCTGGCACTTGGTTTTTTTCTCTTCCTGTGTGCTGTTATTCTCTGTAATATCATCACTGTGGGATGGAATCCACGCGATCAACTAAGGACACCTCTGTCACCATGGAGAAG GAAAGTGAGAGACTTTCTCCCGGTCATCATCCGGTCTTTGCTGTTTGCATTAGGTTTCCACACTATAAAGATAAAAGGCAAATTAGCGCCACTGTCAGAAGCTTTTATAACAGTTATAGCTCCACATTCATCATTCCTGGATATCTTACTACTTTGCGAGTATGGTTATGCTCCATCTGGTCTTTCAAAGACGGAAAATCTTACAAATCCTATCTTTGGCG CTTTTTTTCAGTCCCTCGAAGTAATTACTGTTTCCAGAGACAATACAAAATCAAGACAAAATGCAGTGAAGGAACTGATGTACAGAGCTAGTACAACAAGAGGACAATGGCCTCACATGTGCATTTTCCCTGAAG gaacATGTACAAATGGCAAATGTTTGATATCTTTTAAGTCTG gAGCATTTATACCAGGGTGTTCTGTTCAGCCAGTTCTCCTACGATTTCCAAATGACTTG GATATTTATTCTTGGACTTGGGATGGTCCTGGATC GTTATTATTAACTATTTTACTTTTGTGTCAGCCAAGTAATGTTGCTGAAATTGAG TTCTTACCAGTTTGGAATCCTACAAAAGAG GAGAAAGAGAATCCAAAAGTTTATGCTGAACATGTTAGACAGTATATGGCAAG GTGTCTGAATGTGCCAGTCACAGGTCACTCCTTTGAAGATGCACTTTTGATGACCAAAGCTGCTGCGCTTGGCCTCCCACCAGACACTGGAGTCATTGAGTTTTGTAATACTGCTGGCAAACTAGG aatTAGTGTGGAATCTGCCAAAGAGCAACTCGAACGATTTGCTGCCATGGATTCAGATCAAGATGGTCAAATTTCAGTGGAGGATTTTGCGCTGTTTTACAATTTACCCATCTCCAAACCTGTAAAGGAGATCTTCAAAATTATGGATAGG CACAATAAAGGCTTCATTGACTTCAGACAGTACATCGTGGGAACAGCTTGTTTGGCCAGAATAGCGGCAAAAAAAGAGGTGGCTGAAAGTGCGTTGAAG GAATACAGCAAACCAAAGAAAAGAGTCGTTGTTGACAGTAATTTTAAAGACATCCTTGAAAGTATCTTACAGACAATTGACAACACAGATTATGGGAATCATAATGTGAGGAGTAGAAATG AAGAGTTTCGAGAATTTCTTTCCCGTCACCATGAGCTGACAACGTTGCTTTCAAGTTTACCGCCTCGTGAAACGCATGTTGGATATCATGTGAGAGAGTCAAGACTCATCTAA
- the LOC138019815 gene encoding lysophosphatidylcholine acyltransferase 2-like isoform X1 — translation MLPVVVDEVKRFYSELNLKEPVVRNPFKSCVRIPWRKKFEIIFGLMFLLPIRLALGFFLFLCAVILCNIITVGWNPRDQLRTPLSPWRRKVRDFLPVIIRSLLFALGFHTIKIKGKLAPLSEAFITVIAPHSSFLDILLLCEYGYAPSGLSKTENLTNPIFGAFFQSLEVITVSRDNTKSRQNAVKELMYRASTTRGQWPHMCIFPEGTCTNGKCLISFKSGAFIPGCSVQPVLLRFPNDLDIYSWTWDGPGSLLLTILLLCQPSNVAEIEFLPVWNPTKEEKENPKVYAEHVRQYMARCLNVPVTGHSFEDALLMTKAAALGLPPDTGVIEFCNTAGKLGISVESAKEQLERFAAMDSDQDGQISVEDFALFYNLPISKPVKEIFKIMDRHNKGFIDFRQYIVGTACLARIAAKKEVAESALKVLQEYSKPKKRVVVDSNFKDILESILQTIDNTDYGNHNVRSRNEEFREFLSRHHELTTLLSSLPPRETHVGYHVRESRLI, via the exons ATGCTCCCAGTAGTGGTAGATGAGGTGAAACGGTTTTATTCAGAGCTAAATTTAAAAGAGCCCGTGGTTCGGAATCCTTTCAAAAGTTGCGTGCGAATTCCTTGGCGAAAGAAATTCGAG ATCATTTTTGGCTTGATGTTTCTCCTTCCAATCCGTCTGGCACTTGGTTTTTTTCTCTTCCTGTGTGCTGTTATTCTCTGTAATATCATCACTGTGGGATGGAATCCACGCGATCAACTAAGGACACCTCTGTCACCATGGAGAAG GAAAGTGAGAGACTTTCTCCCGGTCATCATCCGGTCTTTGCTGTTTGCATTAGGTTTCCACACTATAAAGATAAAAGGCAAATTAGCGCCACTGTCAGAAGCTTTTATAACAGTTATAGCTCCACATTCATCATTCCTGGATATCTTACTACTTTGCGAGTATGGTTATGCTCCATCTGGTCTTTCAAAGACGGAAAATCTTACAAATCCTATCTTTGGCG CTTTTTTTCAGTCCCTCGAAGTAATTACTGTTTCCAGAGACAATACAAAATCAAGACAAAATGCAGTGAAGGAACTGATGTACAGAGCTAGTACAACAAGAGGACAATGGCCTCACATGTGCATTTTCCCTGAAG gaacATGTACAAATGGCAAATGTTTGATATCTTTTAAGTCTG gAGCATTTATACCAGGGTGTTCTGTTCAGCCAGTTCTCCTACGATTTCCAAATGACTTG GATATTTATTCTTGGACTTGGGATGGTCCTGGATC GTTATTATTAACTATTTTACTTTTGTGTCAGCCAAGTAATGTTGCTGAAATTGAG TTCTTACCAGTTTGGAATCCTACAAAAGAG GAGAAAGAGAATCCAAAAGTTTATGCTGAACATGTTAGACAGTATATGGCAAG GTGTCTGAATGTGCCAGTCACAGGTCACTCCTTTGAAGATGCACTTTTGATGACCAAAGCTGCTGCGCTTGGCCTCCCACCAGACACTGGAGTCATTGAGTTTTGTAATACTGCTGGCAAACTAGG aatTAGTGTGGAATCTGCCAAAGAGCAACTCGAACGATTTGCTGCCATGGATTCAGATCAAGATGGTCAAATTTCAGTGGAGGATTTTGCGCTGTTTTACAATTTACCCATCTCCAAACCTGTAAAGGAGATCTTCAAAATTATGGATAGG CACAATAAAGGCTTCATTGACTTCAGACAGTACATCGTGGGAACAGCTTGTTTGGCCAGAATAGCGGCAAAAAAAGAGGTGGCTGAAAGTGCGTTGAAG GTTTTGCAGGAATACAGCAAACCAAAGAAAAGAGTCGTTGTTGACAGTAATTTTAAAGACATCCTTGAAAGTATCTTACAGACAATTGACAACACAGATTATGGGAATCATAATGTGAGGAGTAGAAATG AAGAGTTTCGAGAATTTCTTTCCCGTCACCATGAGCTGACAACGTTGCTTTCAAGTTTACCGCCTCGTGAAACGCATGTTGGATATCATGTGAGAGAGTCAAGACTCATCTAA